GAATTGTTCAGAGGAAGTaggaaatactttattcaaaggtAAGATTGTTTAGGaatgtgtattttgtttaatatcacaTTCACTTCGACTGTAaacgttctattttgtagaaaataccaaacttctttttcaaacgtatttttctttaattttgttttggttgTGTGTGCAACATATTTATCTGGATACTCCCCAGTAATGAAATATGGTTAACTAACATATTCTCTTGAACATAGcagtattttttttcagtttgacagCTCTAccttcactttcattttgcaaatgttttgaaatgtgcatgtttttaacattttcaacactgggagtacctggagaaatatgttaggcacacaataagtatagacataatgtcaaaatatttttgtaaaggaagtttgatattttctacaaaacagaatgtggacgagcaaagtacatgtgatataagagaaaATTGATTATTCCAAACATAACACTTCTCTTAAAAAACACTTCTACTTATTCTGAACAGTTTGGTgtacatttaatgaaaaacaaaggctTATGATGGCTAAAAACATAAAGCAAAAATTCCCCTGAGGGgcagtttcaaaacactttatatgaaccttattcactgtgataaattgacttacactgaACAGAttcaataactttattttgcgTTTGTATAAACGTATGCCCTTTTAATGACTTAGACATTTTTGATTgaggttttatatgtaagtaggtatttcagtacctactaatggaaatggattgaatcgtcacacacttgttcactattctgatctgatatgcagtgctcaggtgtcataactctactttgcatttttccaaatttttgccattttttcgACTAGGCAGTcgttggttaattttttgtaggtaagctggtatctcagtaccctctaatgggaacgAATTTAAACTTGCACAATTGTccctgtcatgagctgatatgcattgcacaggttccataactctttttgcaattttacaaaattatggcccccttttcgactttaatattcattcaattgacaaaactgttgaatagtcgagcgttgctgtcttgtttttacattacgttgcctattttcatctatttttgactgaaaatgccataccaggttTATATCTGCGATACCTTTCTATTGCGATTCAGGAGTACACAAATAGGACTTTACTtctttctaacggttgaagatttaaactaacattcagTAATTAGTTAtggcacattgtttgattttcatttgactgataatttgtggggcgatttgggtTAAAATCATACGTCCCCCttcagcgttttttttttattgcagttacaaGTTCTGAAAAATaaacgttgcagtttatatttcggcactttcgaatttcataggttgatgtactcacacctctcaacgtacaaggttgttactatacctgtccattattaacctgtacctgtccattcttaaagtatccattattttaagaatggacagttacaggttaagaatggacaggtatagtaaaacaagagctgtccgtaagacagcgcgctcgacttttctgagtgcttgactctgaatttgagctttgccagtaaaaaaaatccaagttgaaaaggggcattactctgtTAAAATTCACATTATAGTTTCtgagtgcttgactctgaatttgagctttgacagtaaaaaacaaatctaagttaaaaggggcataattctgtcgaaattcaatcagagttatggggattgtttctcctggtgtagactttgatggtaaataagtactttaagtttcaagtcaaaagcttaaatagtaacagagatagttgactttataaaaaactttaactaaaaattctaagttaaaaaggggcataattctgtcaaaattcaaaccagagttatagaaATAtggtctcctggtgtagattttgatagtaaataactattttgagtttcaagtcaaaagctttaatagtaacagagctatttgactttatcaaaaactttaaccaaaaattctaagttaaaaaggggcataattctgttaaaattaaattcagtgttatgtggattgtttctcctgatgtagactttgatagtaaataagtattttaagtttcaagtcaatagctttgatagtaacagagatatttgactttatcaaaaactttaaccaaaatttctaagtaaaaaaggggcataattctgtcaaaattaaattcagagttatggggattgtttctcctgatgtagactttgatagtaaataactattttaagtttcaagtcaatagctttgatagtaacagagatatttgactttatcaaaaactttaaccaaaaattctgagttaaaaaggggcataattctgtcaaaattcaaaccagagttatggggattgtttctcctggtgtagactttgatagtaaataactattttaagtttccagtcaatagctttgatagtaacagagatatttgactttatcaaaaactttaaccaacggcgacggcgacgccgacgccggggcgagtgcaatagctctacattttcttcgaaacgTCGAGctaataatcgtgtgtatagagcggtatcggtacaataacctatataatggacaaaactaacaaaggattacatcacaaccgtctTTTAAGCAATACTTATCATATATGTCATATCTTCATGACAGTTCATGTCTTTACCTGCGACGGACAAAGAAAACAACCACTAAAGAAACCAAGAGTAGACAGACTAGAGGTGCAGTTATACCACCGATAAGACCCGCTTGGCTTGCTTCAGCTGTTGCTTCTATTGAAACTGAAAGTGTCAAACACATAATTATAATCAGTGCAGTTGTGTATGATAAGTTTATTATGGACCTACGGTCACGAGTAAACAAACTACAGTAATACAAATCTCACTGACCTAAGTGAATATGTTTCCCTTATGTCTCAAAGTTACGTGCAGTATTTGTATGATAATGTCAAGGTAACACTCGCAaacaatttcatattttgaaCCCTGTAAGAAATATAAGCTTGCCAAATACCTTTaaggttcttttaaaaaatgagcattttattGTTCCTTCTGAAGGgcaggaacacttatggtgaacatgttaaacttgactgagcatgtaatggatacaagggtatcatcaaagaaATCCGATTTCTcatagggcgccgccatcttggactcatgcatattcattaaaaatatagcctctagcccaatatatgtgtttacgcataatcaatcttcATTTCagtctttagtgaaatacaactaagtaaaataacagaacaagacaaaataatacagtttaaatcatgtaactcctcgattgaatatatcatagtaaagaatcgagattaatgaaatgaatgcatcatctaaaaatagactcccgccaaaaaaaatACGTAATGAAATTGCCCCTGGTCACGTGATTAtttttagcttctaacgtttcagATTTGCAAGTGCATTCTTTTGCGCACTTTTTTactcttcctgatttgtttttcaaatcgtATTAAATGCATGTGTGATTTTTTGTGTGTTAATTGTGCAGGTACTTGCTTCCAAATAGCATAATctgtactgcacttgcttatattaaaaaaaaacaacaaaaaaacaaaactttgggttatgataaaactgttaatacttagattagttcttaaattgttaagtttgcaccaaaatgacagaacatatttttatcattgcattattaaacatttgtaacattatcatAATGCTAAAAGTTAACAATATCCCTTAACAAGAATATCTTATATGCGCTAGAaagaaccttttggtaagctaaatcttgttagtCCTTATTTGTGACCAAGCGATTTAACAATTCAccagaatataaataaataaatgttataaacttaCTGCATGTAAATGGTATCCCGCTCCATGTCTTGTTAATTTGGCAAACTCTTTTATCATTATCATTGCTTTCATATCCATCGTAACACCTTCCTGTTATTATACTACCAAATGGTAGAGATGAGAATTCAGATATACTGTTAgttgaatttgaaatataatatccATTGTTTGGTCGTCCTGGATAATCACATAACACTTGTTTGCATTGCTCATATTGATTCCAGTACCCTCCGTACAGACATATAATCTCTTGTCTTTGGGGTAGAAAACCTACACTGCATTCAATTGTTGCATGTGAATTTACATTGTATAATGTCTGTAGTGGATACATACGACCGTTATCAATCGTCATATTTTTACATGCAGCTGTAAGAAAATGACgttataaataaaatcagtgaagcatttttaaaagcaatttacaAGTTGTAAGGTTCGGCACACGGCTGAACAATATATTTAGTTACGCATTACTTAAAACTCCTCTCTTGAATTGAAGCAAATATTTAGTTGTGCATGTGTATATGGTTATtacgtatttaaaaaaaatgtttgttggaAATGTGGCAAatcaatctcgccaggcatacgtgtatgtttttgacaacacagaaagtgACGTCAGAAGACCTTCAGTTTTACTGGAAGTAAAGATAATGAAATACAGTGGctaaacttgaaacgaaagtcgcatttgcattggtccattgtcaggggtcacgcgcaggggtcaccccgtctaaatgtatgcgcgtggacttctttttatgttttgctaatggggagtcaattttcagcactgtCTAACGATTTGAAAGtacctgggctttagcatgaCATGCCAGCTTGTCATCTAAGAAAACATGACgagaactcggaataaacacaaatgcCACAGGAGTCCGTAACGGATCAAGCGTATATAGATATTTTTTGGAACTTCAAGGTCCTTTCTGGTGTTGCCTAAAAGTgccagtatatgcctcggatgttagatatttgcatatttgagagctgcagacctagacatttcagaaatagtttcaaaatgaatgttatataataaatgttggttctacggaagcgtgaatggTCCATCAGACACTAAtgcgttttattacgttacaggcgcGGAAAGGATATCTATGTCAaccataaatgaaaaaaaaagtatacatCCAGTCACATGTTATCAAGAAGATCATGTTAACCTGACTATACAACTTGTTAGCGTCAATGCTAACACTCAGTTTTGTTCTGTAAAGATATTCATGTGGATGCCAGATGTTAAAATATCGTCGAATACAGATGTATGTGGTGTATATAATTGAATTGTTCTAAGCAATTATATCTTGTACACATGTTGATGGCACTGAAATAGATCAAACGTATGTCACTCCTCTTGCCTGGTCACTATTTGATGAAATGCATGACCATAAAAAGCCTTGCCCCGGCATTGGTCTTCTATATTCCTATGTCGTTTTGAACCGGTGTTGTTAAGGTTACACATTGCTGGTTTTGCAGAAGAAAAACAACACGGACTTATCTAAAGATGTGCATGCAGAATACTGTAGGGGATTGTCGGCCTCGGGCGAAAAACTGTACGCGAAATGTATTAGCCTTACGGTGAAAATGGCATTAAACTTTTACCTGTACATACTGGAAGCGTTTGATTAAATTCACCTCCGCTTAAACATTTGACAAAGTTTGATCCATTAATTAGGAAGCCGTCGTCACAATAAAATTGAAGAATTGTTCCGACAGTATACATTCCATTTACTAAAAGACCAGTCGTTTCGTAAATAACCACATGTCTTTTATCAGATGGCTTGGGTACTTTACAGACATGTCGTGGAGCTGGAAGAAAACAAAATCATGATAAATTTACTTTTCAAAAAGGGTTCGAGCTGCCCTATTTCATGTTACTAGTTGGCTTGTTTTTCTTACTGTTTGTCCATAGAAGTATAGCtatatgttttaattctttaatagttgaagttattaaaaaaattttaatagtgTTTAACACAAAATCCTCAGATTATaattgcaaatttatttaaaatctgATAACGCGAAGGAAAGTAGATGTAGTGTTATTGCTTTATCAGTAAAAAGCTGTATAGGAAAATTCATCTGAAGGTACGTTTTGGCGCTTCTTTAACTTGTTTTGGGCTGTTCTACAAATAAGCAAACTCTCTGTTTGTAAATATGATCATGATGAACTTGGAATGATATTTGTGGAAAAGGcgtaaaatacattattttgctACAAAAGAAAATAAGATATCAAAACAAATAGTACCTTCAAAAATCTTTACTTCACACAGTGTCAAGTTAAAACCTCCACTGTCGGGGACACCATCAATCTTTGGCAAGTTAATGGCTACTTTATGATATGATTGTCGGTTGTTTATCGCTATGCGAATAGTAGCATTATTGTAAGCAGAATTGTTGCGATCATTGTAAAGTTCGCACCATTTCCAGCAAGTATTGTAGTTTCGgccataaatgataaaatatttgagaCGCTCCCTATAATCTGGAATGATATAAAGGTGTAATTTAtcaaacatactatttatgtaaactGGTACCTCTttacttttatcataaaattattataaaacaaaaagatttagagctgataaatatttgaaatggaCAATTTGTATGCTATTTCTGTTTCAGTGTATAATATATAACGTGTTCTGTTTTACCTAATGCTTTCAAATGGATTAAAACATTGGAGCTCATATGgaattatgaataaaatcaacatttaacacttatttgtttttcaaatattcaagaccgtttttcatatttcttttcattacTAGACACATATTATCTCCAATTCTATGTTACTGAAAGGATTTAAATAACACACACAAATTGTGAACGAGTATACTTTATATGATATTCCATGGAATATGATATATGAAATAACAAGatgatattttatatcatttacgTAAATCTAAAGAGAAGAAAATCAAGAATTCTCTATTTGAATTCTAAATATTATCCTTCTACATAGGTCTGAGAAGCATAATCCGCTATTATCATAGTGTAATTTGGTATGGAACATTTATTGTTTTCGCTAGGGCGGTGGTCactaaatatgttaaaatagaaacaaaccacccgtatatataaattattgcagaaaggaaaaaaaagttAATCACTTAAAAAGTAACCTGACCTTTTACTTTGTACacctatatttttaaaatagtctaacattaaaaatgaaacacaTACGTATGAATACTGTTTAGTACATAATTCATCGACTGAAAACATGAAAAGTAAAAAGTACATAAAGCTTTACCTTGCGTATGTTACTACATGAAGTAACCAATACGTCTATTAGTAAAATCTCAGTTTCAAAACAAGTAAATACCGAAAATAGGTATTCCGAAGTACACTTAAACAAATTCAGAAATACGGAATTTTACTTATAATTAATCATTATAATTGGAAGTATTGTCTTCATTATGTTAAAATCTCATGTAAACCTAGACATGTCTTCTTAAGGTTGATAGAGTTGTTACAAGCATCAACACGATTTTTCCGTACTTTTAGAAGTAACAAAGATACAATTCTTGCACACAGATTGCCATTAGTATGATcgtttccaaaaaatttctagtAAGATAATACTTTCTtgcatgcaaaacaggattttcCTGTGCTTTTGCCGGTGCTTGGAAGACTCATCTTACAAGATAGATTGCTCACCTGCTGAAAtttatgcaccccccccccccccacacacacacacaccccacacacacacacccaactAAAAAAAATGCCAGACatcttaatccccaataaacagaatcctgtctggtccagtctgataagggtcaaTAAAACctctgtagacttgacatgtagtccatgtcagaggatcataaatttaattgatatgtaaagataattggtaatttcctgtgttttgcattttattgattgaaatgcagctttttcagaatatacacaaaattatttttgttgatgatattctaattgtaattgctcagtcatgttgagtaatgtcctgaccaattaaattataactcttacagcaaagcaattctcacccttttagaaaactctcacctttatttgataaaaaatgaaataattatttaaaactgaataagagaaatgacaagtattttatacagttattatgatctttttatctaagtaacaaaataaaaccagaaaaattgatcattgctggattttattttaaattaaagaagcgttcagttgcaatAAAACTTGATTTATCAAAAACTAAAAATTCTGTaagttgtatcttatcactttgtttgtttagccctaatttaaccaggctttctaaactcgctttaaaggtgagaactggtttgctataaatgttagaaatatcacatgcaataTATGTACTGCACAGTgtgatccggacatttgccccccaggacatttgcccccaataaaaaagtggactgctggacatttgcccctcagttgaaatggtagacaggacatttgccccccagtgcttatttctgaaacggacatttgccccccaatatttttgtcccctagtgattttttaggaacttagtagaagataattatcatattgcagataacaatgtctttgtttcttatatctttctagtagataattgccaaattaacaagtttgagtgttaaaacattgtacaaattaaaaaattataacatagttatgagcacttttataactcaataataggctattatttaccttaacacctgaatgtagttaacatattcatcaaatttttatcaataaaatagcttttttttactgaaagttgccttttagagtaattttgataataaaacaacataaaacactgTATGTCTACTGGCACATAGGATAAAAATAttgaggggggaggggggggggggggcaaatgtccattctagaaataagaagtggggggcaaatgtcctatctgccatttcaactggggggcaaatgtcagGTAGTACATTTTTTCATTGTGGGGCAAATggcctggggggcaaatgtcctacaatcctGCACAGTAGCTAGCTATACaatagcttattatgataaagaGAAGCTAGtatatcaatggtccagtcttgtatattagcttttaccgccaatacgcagaccgtataatccccataggccacatacctcgcataccagaatcagtgtctttaaaagaaaagcaattatttaattttatttcttctattaattgaaaaatacggtatgcaagaaaaagacaTCATTAGGTGCGAATGAAATATTTGACAGTCGATAAATTGTTCTGTGGTAGCTCGGCAGGCTCTCGTTGCCGccttaacagttaccctcgagccagatatttctatcTGTACTTTCAACAAGTATATATTATTATAGTTGTTAACGTAACATCTCAGACCGTTATAAATACTTGAATTAACAATAATGTCACCAAGTATGTCTTTTAATTAAAGCGGTTTATTGCTtaacatatttcaaacattattgCAGTAAAGTATTAATAGTACGTCGCATTTAGAGTTGGACGGCAAATTTGAGAATGGTAAAGTTGTCATTACTTCCAGACATGCCCATCCGGCCAAACCCGAGTGACTCCACCTCGGCAACGCTCCAATGCCCGTACTTCCGGTCATCTACAGTAGACGTTACGTTCGGTAGCAGTAAAAAGTTTCCAAAAGTAACACAGCTATGCCATGCCTAACTACCACGCACCAAACAGTTTGCAACATTATTTTGCTATGTAGCTACATTTATTTGTGTTCGTCCCCTCGAATTCGCTCTCACCACTTCATTCATTACCAGGTCGCTCGTTTTATTGTTTGCTAAAATCCTTTAATATTTAGCCACAACTCTTTAAATTGTGACCAAATCTCTTTATATTGTGAGCTACAACCTTACGTTTTTGTCACACCCCATCCCCAATTTAGCAACAACTCCTATGGGTGTGTGCAAACTTCTCTAATTTTTGGCACCCTCTTCACTTTTGGTGACACCAATTCAATTTACGCCCATTAGTCAACATTTCCATACTTCACGGTGTATACCCTTTTAGGATCCCTCTCtgtagaaaatgagaaaacggatccctctctgttcgcgcacaggacactctctgtgctaaacaatgaactccaacgtcagtcagcacggaaaatcaaatttttcgtcctaaacacattttttatgCATAAAACATGGCCCACGGAATGGCGTTgatatataccattgcttttgtactgttacatttgttttatcagttcacccaagtccaaacgaagatggaatataGCCGGAGGTACTGGCTAGGATGAGCATCGTgtgatgtttatgaaacttatataCGACTTTTCTTGAATGTAGCaaatatctagtaccttagatgtgaagctgTTGATCCTATCTTATTTCTAAATACAcaatatgtggatattttcatcatatttccttaaaaacgctctcctttcgatttcgttaatgcacggtATCCCTCTCAGACGgctcaattttgcctcacaggatccctcttgaatTTCTACacacggcacgggaaccctctcggaCACAATTATATTTCTATCAGCACAGGTGCCCTCTCATAGAGTTATGAAACGGttcgtatttaaaagcaaaacaataattataggttattagctatgcacaagttctgcagcggaaatagatAGTACGACTTAAGGAGTGCAAtgttcttccgctaaagaacgatcgAGTGCATATTAACCAatgcaaagatgataacctttttattacatacgcatacaatgtaatgtaactgcactataatttttttgcaatagtctgaataagattgacaatactgaactaaataaaaaaagttaatgcCACGACACACATTCAATTACGccacgcatccgatatgaaagtCAGGCGTCAGAGTATGTACCGGTGTTTTCGGTACAGACTTGTGTGCCCGGGCGGACGGGGGTTTGTTATGGTAAGTACAGATGTGTCGCTGAACTTTTTCAGACTACTTGCCCTTTTAtcagcaaaatttgaacgtccgtccgtcagtcagtcaaaaggccaaaaatgtaatggacgacttttgactcttcaaagAGGAATCATCTattacacatccatatattgtaccgaacatgtagggacttTAACATATACTacaatacatcaatgtatgacctactaTAGCATCTAAAGCTACTCcatatttcaaactgtatccagaaTATATACCCTCATTTACATGTATGTGTCAACGGCTCGAACTAGGGCGgaaaccttccagacatggtcaaaatagtgaaatattctaagtttgcaTACTTCaaggtcaccttctatgacctctactcaaaatcaaggtctgtcaaggtacccaatcttggttaGACTCATAATTACACTTTCATTTAgttatgtctatatttcattgacatatgggcTCAGACTAGGTTggaaaccttccagacttaagcaTAGTTTAGGCACCTGAGGActtcctccaacataaaagctgaGAAGTCGCCCGTGTCGGTTGGACGTTGcacccaacaaaatcaataaataaagaaacattgtttaaatagaaatatttgaatttctatGAGCAAATGCTgccatatgaccctgtagggctacccaatGACTACATCAGGTACca
The sequence above is a segment of the Mercenaria mercenaria strain notata chromosome 3, MADL_Memer_1, whole genome shotgun sequence genome. Coding sequences within it:
- the LOC123524149 gene encoding uncharacterized protein LOC123524149 isoform X1; translation: MGFRILTVLLAAFAVYSMVTCLPSNDWHFKGQNVAFGKTASQKPATFTEKSYPYTLYPASLAVDGNDDNDFSKKSCSRTTFSYPEHIAQWRVDLGGTYDVTGIIIVNRKDYRERLKYFIIYGRNYNTCWKWCELYNDRNNSAYNNATIRIAINNRQSYHKVAINLPKIDGVPDSGGFNLTLCEVKIFEAPRHVCKVPKPSDKRHVVIYETTGLLVNGMYTVGTILQFYCDDGFLINGSNFVKCLSGGEFNQTLPVCTAACKNMTIDNGRMYPLQTLYNVNSHATIECSVGFLPQRQEIICLYGGYWNQYEQCKQVLCDYPGRPNNGYYISNSTNSISEFSSLPFGSIITGRCYDGYESNDNDKRVCQINKTWSGIPFTCISIEATAEASQAGLIGGITAPLVCLLLVSLVVVFFVRRRMSSPGPVVYINCKLSTNKAWTTIDTYIIRPS
- the LOC123524149 gene encoding uncharacterized protein LOC123524149 isoform X2; the encoded protein is MGFRILTVLLAAFAVYSMVTCLPSNDWHFKGQNVAFGKTASQKPATFTEKSYPYTLYPASLAVDGNDDNDFSKKSCSRTTFSYPEHIAQWRVDLGGTYDVTGIIIVNRKDYRERLKYFIIYGRNYNTCWKWCELYNDRNNSAYNNATIRIAINNRQSYHKVAINLPKIDGVPDSGGFNLTLCEVKIFEAPRHVCKVPKPSDKRHVVIYETTGLLVNGMYTVGTILQFYCDDGFLINGSNFVKCLSGGEFNQTLPVCTAACKNMTIDNGRMYPLQTLYNVNSHATIECSVGFLPQRQEIICLYGGYWNQYEQCKQVLCDYPGRPNNGYYISNSTNSISEFSSLPFGSIITGRCYDGYESNDNDKRVCQINKTWSGIPFTCKATAEASQAGLIGGITAPLVCLLLVSLVVVFFVRRRMSSPGPVVYINCKLSTNKAWTTIDTYIIRPS